The following are from one region of the Primulina eburnea isolate SZY01 chromosome 17, ASM2296580v1, whole genome shotgun sequence genome:
- the LOC140818346 gene encoding remorin 4.1-like codes for MSSNQRALVLSRTRDGDTLHAHEDDDDGDGDGDGDGDGSSPAIREIHALTTPPSSGARRRETWETGSHRSSPASMASSEINFTSISREFNALVLAGSNIASENETGNLGRIGEEENLLEETNPLAIVPDTNPLQSPRGGGDRALAVSAAAGDGDYRINGGEVSVQSVKKEEVLSKISAWQNAKIAKINNRFKREDVVIKGWEGEQVQKATSWMKKEERKLEEKRAKALEKMQNDIAEAHRKAEERRASAEAKRGTKVARILEISNLMKAVGRLPAKRSCF; via the exons ATGTCGAGCAATCAACGAGCCTTAGTCTTATCAAGAACTCGAGATGGTGATACACTACATGCTcatgaagatgatgatgatggtgATGGTGATGGTGATGGTGATGGTGATGGGTCGTCGCCTGCGATCAGAGAAATCCACGCCTTGACCACGCCTCCATCCTCGGGGGCCCGACGTCGGGAGACTTGGGAAACCGGCAGCCATAGATCATCTCCTGCTTCTATGGCTTCATCGGAGATTAATTTCACCTCCATCAGTAGAGAGTTCAATGCTTTAGTCTTGGCTGGTTCCAATATCGCTTCGGAGAATGAGACGGGGAACTTGGGGAGGATAGGAGAGGAGGAGAATTTGCTAGAGGAAACTAACCCTTTGGCGATTGTGCCGGATACTAATCCCCTGCAGTCTCCCAGAGGTGGTGGGGATAGAGCGTTGGCAGTTTCTGCAGCTGCGGGTGATGGTGATTACCGTATCAATGGAGGTGAGGTGTCGGTGCAAAGTGTGAAGAAAGAGGAGGTTTTGTCGAAGATCAGTGCGTGGCAAAATGCGAAGATAGCCAAGATTAATAATCGGTTTAAGCGGGAGGATGTTGTGATTAAAGGTTGGGAGGGGGAGCAAGTGCAGAAAGCTACTTCTTGGATGAAGAAAGAAGAG AGGAAACTAGAGGAGAAAAGGGCAAAGGCCCTGGAAAAGATGCAGAATGACATAGCAGAAGCCCACAGAAAAGCAGAGGAGAGGAGAGCTTCGGCTGAGGCCAAGAGAGGGACCAAAGTGGCCAGGATTCTTGAAATCTCCAATCTCATGAAAGCCGTCGGACGACTCCCAGCCAAGCGATCTTGCTTTTAA
- the LOC140818137 gene encoding calcium-dependent protein kinase 32-like, producing the protein MGNCCAVPKTSDEEIVGKRSPNHFFNHDGRHVPHGGYKSYVLTNPTGHNIEDFYELGRELGRGEFGVTYLCTEKSTGEVFACKSISKKKLRTRVDIEDVKREVQIMKHLPKLPNIVSLKDTYEDDSAVHLVMELCEGGELFDRIVSRGHYTERAAAAVTRTIVEVIQNCHKHGVMHRDLKPENFLFANMKETAPLKVIDFGLSVIFKPGERFDEIVGSPFYMAPEVLKKDYGPEIDIWSAGVILYILLCGFPPFWAETEQGIAQSIIRSVVSFKRDPWPKVSDKAKDLVKKMLNPDPRKRLTPEEVLDHPWLQNAKSAPNVSLGETVRARLKQFSMMNKLKKRALRVIAEHLSVEEVAGIVEKFQLMDTDNKGKIGIDELRVGLHKLGHHIPDSDLQILMEAGDVDKDGYLNCGEFVAISVHLRKMGNDEHIHKAFEFFDTDKSGYIEMEELRDAFAEEAETEATSEEVIIAIMQDVDTDKDGRISYEEFAAMMKAGTDWRKASRQYSRERYNSLNLNLIKSGSIRM; encoded by the exons ATGGGAAATTGTTGTGCTGTCCCGAAAACTTCCGATGAGGAGATTGTGGGAAAGCGTTCGCCAAATCATTTCTTTAATCATGATGGTAGACATGTGCCCCATGGTGGATACAAATCCTATGTATTAACAAATCCAACAGGGCATAACATCGAGGACTTTTACGAGCTGGGGCGTGAACTCGGTAGAGGTGAATTCGGGGTTACCTATTTATGCACTGAAAAATCTACCGGGGAAGTTTTTGCTTGTAAGTCGATATCGAAGAAGAAGCTGAGGACTAGAGTAGATATTGAGGATGTGAAGAGGGAGGTTCAGATCATGAAGCATTTGCCTAAGCTTCCAAATATTGTGAGCTTGAAGGATACATATGAAGATGATAGTGCAGTGCACTTAGTTATGGAGTTGTGTGAGGGTGGTGAACTGTTTGACAGAATTGTTTCTAGAGGACATTATACTGAGAGAGCGGCTGCCGCGGTGACTCGAACTATTGTTGAAGTTATTCAG AATTGCCATAAGCACGGCGTCATGCATCGTGATCTTAAACCTGAAAACTTCTTGTTTGCAAATATGAAGGAAACAGCACCTTTAAAGGTCATTGATTTTGGGCTATCAGTTATCTTCAAGCCTG GCGAGAGATTTGATGAAATTGTGGGAAGTCCGTTTTATATGGCTCCAGAGGTGCTGAAGAAAGACTATGGCCCGGAAATAGACATTTGGAGTGCTGGCGTAATTCTCTATATCTTACTCTGTGGATTTCCACCGTTTTGGGCTG AAACTGAGCAAGGCATTGCCCAATCAATTATCCGTTCTGTTGTGAGCTTCAAAAGAGACCCCTGGCCTAAGGTTTCTGATAAAGCAAAAGACCTGGTAAAGAAGATGCTCAACCCTGACCCCAGGAAACGTCTTACACCCGAGGAAGTTCTAG ATCATCCTTGGTTGCAGAATGCAAAGAGTGCTCCAAATGTTTCTTTGGGTGAAACCGTTAGAGCTAGGCTGAAGCAGTTTTCAATGATGAATAAGCTCAAGAAAAGAGCTCTACGG GTGATtgctgagcatttatctgtggAGGAAGTGGCAGGCATAGTCGAAAAATTCCAATTGATGGATACAGACAACAAAGGGAAGATTGGCATTGACGAGTTAAGAGTGGGGCTACACAAGCTCGGTCATCACATCCCGGATAGCGATCTTCAAATTCTAATGGAAGCT GGTGATGTGGATAAAGATGGATATCTCAACTGTGGAGAGTTTGTTGCAATCTCTGTTCACTTAAGAAAGATGGGAAACGACGAACACATACACAAGGCTTTCGAGTTCTTTGATACTGACAAAAGTGGATATATAGAGATGGAAGAGCTAAGAGACGCCTTCGCCGAAGAGGCAGAGACAGAGGCGACCAGCGAAGAGGTCATTATTGCCATAATGCAAGACGTAGACACGGACAAG GATGGGCGTATAAGTTACGAGGAGTTTGCTGCAATGATGAAGGCAGGAACAGATTGGAGAAAGGCGTCGAGACAGTATTCAAGAGAGCGCTACAATAGTCTGAACTTGAACTTGATCAAGAGCGGATCAATACGAATGTGA
- the LOC140818625 gene encoding zinc finger AN1 and C2H2 domain-containing stress-associated protein 13-like, with translation MGTPAFPNLGKHCSVDDCHQIDFLPFTCDCCNQVFCVQHRSYGRHQCPKANKHDVTVVVCPLCAKGVRLIHNEDPNITWESHVNIECDPSNYENTTKKRKCPVPGCREILTFSNSIRCRDCTVDHCLKHRFGPDHKCPGPKKPEPSFQFMGFLNRIQKHDPKGAQVTSSSNWGTSFLKAASSVRATAEAGMARLSNEFNQALSMDGAVQSSNGSTSQHGSLSGQVEVCPRCNLRFPNVGALVDHVEKVHERNGIMKATLDVCPKCSKGFHDPVALVEHVEREHGGVSKSR, from the exons ATGGGGACTCCGGCATTCCCAAATTTAGGGAAACACTGCAGCGTTGACGACTGCCACCAGATTGATTTCCTTCCTTTCACATGTGATTGTTGCAATCAG GTATTCTGTGTTCAGCACCGGAGCTATGGCAGACACCAATGTCCCAAAGCTAACAAACATGATGTTACTGTTGTCGTCTGCCCCCTCTGTGCAAAAGGAGTTCGTTTGATCCACAATGAAGATCCTAATATTACTTGGGAATCACATGTAAACATTGAGTGTGACCCATCAAACTATGAAAACACTACCAAGAAAAGGAAATGTCCAGTACCAGGCTGCAGAGAAATCCTAACATTCTCAAATTCAATCAGATGTAGAGATTGTACAGTTGACCATTGTTTGAAACATAGGTTTGGACCAGACCACAAGTGTCCTGGACCCAAGAAACCCGAACCCTCGTTTCAGTTTATGGGATTTTTGAATAgaatccaaaaacatgaccCCAAGGGAGCACAGGTCACTTCTTCATCAAATTGGGGCACAAGTTTCCTCAAGGCAGCTTCTTCAGTTCGAGCCACAGCTGAAGCTGGAATGGCTAGACTGAGCAACGAATTCAATCAAGCATTGAGTATGGATGGAGCAGTCCAGAGTAGCAATGGCAGTACGAGTCAACATGGAAGTTTGAGTGGGCAAGTTGAAGTGTGTCCTCGGTGCAATTTAAGATTCCCTAATGTTGGAGCTCTGGTAGATCATGTGGAAAAAGTTCATGAAAGGAATGGGATCATGAAGGCGACACTTGATGTCTGTCCCAAATGTAGTAAAGGATTTCATGATCCTGTTGCCCTCGTGGAGCATGTCGAGAGAGAACATGGAGGTGTCTCAAAATCTCGATAA
- the LOC140818520 gene encoding senescence-specific cysteine protease SAG39-like, translating to MAISSALNIKSSVIVLMLAILGIFISQTTSRQVPTLSMIERHEQWMLEYDRVYENVEERVIRFKIFKDNVEFIERFNEGGDRPYKLGINAFADQTNEEFRAARNGLKTISSKKKSSQTTSFKYENVSVVPPSIDWRKKGAVTPVKDQGQCGSCWAFSAIAATEGINKLSTSKLISLSEQEIVDCDRTSNDQGCEGGYMEDAFEFITKNKGVASESTYPYSAADGTCNKNKEASHAAKISGFEKVPTNSEAALVKAVAHQPVSVSIDASGMSFQFYSSGVFTGDCGTDLDHGVTAVGYGKAEDGTKYWLVKNSWGTSWGMEGYIMMEKDISAKEGLCGIAMDSSYPTA from the exons ATGGCTATCTCATCAGCACTAAACATCAAATCTAGTGTCATTGTTCTTATGTTGGCAATCTTGGGAATTTTCATCTCTCAAACCACCTCGCGCCAAGTACCAACGTTGTCCATGATAGAGAGACACGAGCAATGGATGCTAGAATACGACAGGGTTTATGAAAATGTCGAAGAAAGGGTGATTCGATTCAAGATATTCAAGGATAATGTCGAGTTCATCGAAAGGTTCAATGAAGGCGGAGATAGGCCTTACAAGCTTGGCATCAATGCATTTGCAGATCAAACGAATGAGGAGTTTAGGGCTGCTAGGAATGGACTTAAGACCATTTCTTCGAAGAAGAAATCATCTCAAACTACTTCATTTAAGTATGAAAATGTGAGTGTTGTCCCACCTAGCATAGACTGGAGAAAGAAAGGGGCTGTTACACCAGTCAAGGATCAAGGCCAATGCG GAAGTTGCTGGGCATTTTCAGCAATAGCAGCAACAGAAGGGATCAACAAGCTCTCAACAAGCAAACTGATCTCACTGTCCGAGCAAGAAATAGTAGACTGCGACAGAACAAGCAATGACCAAGGCTGCGAGGGCGGATACATGGAAGACGCCTTCGAGTTCATCACCAAGAACAAAGGGGTCGCCTCCGAATCCACGTACCCTTACTCAGCCGCAGATGGAACCTGCAACAAGAACAAAGAAGCATCCCACGCAGCCAAGATTTCAGGGTTCGAAAAGGTGCCCACAAACAGCGAGGCCGCTCTTGTTAAGGCCGTGGCACATCAGCCCGTATCTGTGTCCATCGATGCCAGCGGAATGTCGTTCCAGTTTTATTCAAGCGGGGTGTTTACAGGGGACTGTGGGACCGATCTCGATCACGGCGTGACGGCGGTTGGATATGGAAAGGCCGAGGACGGTACTAAGTATTGGTTGGTCAAGAATTCTTGGGGTACTAGTTGGGGTATGGAGGGGTATATTATGATGGAGAAGGATATCAGTGCTAAAGAAGGGCTTTGTGGGATTGCCATGGATTCCTCATACCCGACTGCTTGA